The Dehalogenimonas sp. 4OHTPN genome window below encodes:
- a CDS encoding two-component regulator propeller domain-containing protein, with translation MLIFGINSVTPYRISAQSDNLYFKQLSVDEGLPHNLVYSVIQDDFGFLWFGTYGGLSRYDGIKFRTYDHNPTNDASLSSNSVYVLFLDSTGRIWVGTDGGGLNLFDPQSDGFKRFQSSSDHTSISNNQIRAIAEDKNGNIWIGTAEGLNRLDPKLGTFQRYYNTNDLGAISSNNIYSLLVDSDHDLWIGTSNGLNRYLPDSDSFVRYIHDPLKDYSISDGPVVSLYEDDSGKLWIGSFIGGLDLHNPDTNTFKHFRSGQSEHSLSDNTVYAICQDELGMMWIGTANGLNHLDPFTEQFTTYKNRPGDAASLSNNRIRAICQDNSGILWIGTYGGGICKLDLKRSAFTLYYNVAGDTDSLNNNLVFALLEDGPGSIWIGTDGGGLNLLAPDKTIEHFLFKAENLFQTNINSIRALSYQSSSDVLWIGTLAGLIKFNPATGCYKHYPLGGLLGNSVRTIFEDSSGRIWLGTFTGGLALFDPSKESFTFYSHKPENTDSISNNTVYSIVEGDNGTLWVATGDGLNRFDPMSGIFRSYKYQKDIANGLANNHIFDLYKSSEGYLYLATNGGGLSIFDPVTQRFETYTTDDGLASNIVYSVIGDDRSKLWLATNRGLTRYVPDTRQFINFTPYAGLKESVFNWGACTKDSEGKMYFGGDNGFVIIDPDLLETNSHAPPVHITDVIVNDATRHFSSLVADYSTINLKHTENSVSINFAALDYTDPAKNTYRYILEGFNNTWHFTDYSQPFATYTNLDPGTYVFKVWGSNNDGVWNEISTDLTINIAYPFWQTWWFSLLTGCVVLGIIYSGYRLRLKALSDQRNRLEAKVTERTHELEQQYEKERALHEELEREIKRRIQFTRALVHELKTPLTPMVSASDALANGLQAPLWHNLAEQLRQGAVSLNHRIDELLDLAKGEIGILTITPEPTDIKELLEDITAFMFVQAQKQHHSLSLELTEPIPQISLDRERIWQVILNLLNNAFKFTPDGGEIRLHAEVKGNMLVVAVDDNGSGFTSEQQKRLFEPYHQNTYDRERLSGLGIGLALSKILVELHGGTIEVHSIRNKGSRVWFNLPINWQNNGG, from the coding sequence ATGTTGATATTCGGTATTAATTCCGTTACACCTTATAGGATTTCTGCCCAATCAGATAACCTCTATTTTAAACAACTGTCAGTGGACGAGGGCTTACCACACAACCTAGTTTATTCCGTTATCCAAGACGACTTTGGCTTTTTATGGTTTGGCACATACGGAGGTCTATCCCGATATGACGGAATCAAATTCCGAACCTATGACCATAATCCCACAAATGACGCCTCTCTTTCGAGCAATTCGGTATACGTGCTTTTTCTCGACTCCACTGGCAGAATATGGGTGGGCACCGATGGCGGTGGACTAAACTTGTTCGATCCACAGAGTGATGGTTTCAAGCGGTTTCAGTCTAGTTCTGACCACACAAGTATCAGTAATAATCAAATAAGAGCAATAGCTGAAGACAAGAACGGTAATATATGGATTGGAACAGCAGAGGGACTAAATAGGTTAGATCCGAAACTTGGTACGTTTCAACGGTATTATAATACCAACGATCTTGGGGCTATTAGCAGTAATAACATTTATAGCCTTTTAGTCGATAGTGATCACGATTTGTGGATAGGGACTTCAAATGGCTTAAACCGGTATTTGCCTGACTCAGACTCATTCGTTCGGTATATCCATGACCCACTGAAAGATTATAGCATCAGCGACGGACCTGTTGTTTCATTATATGAAGACGATTCAGGTAAGCTATGGATCGGATCATTTATAGGAGGGCTTGATTTACATAATCCGGACACAAACACATTCAAGCACTTTCGATCCGGTCAAAGCGAGCACAGTTTAAGTGATAATACCGTATATGCCATCTGTCAAGATGAACTCGGTATGATGTGGATTGGAACGGCGAACGGATTAAATCATTTAGATCCATTCACTGAACAATTTACTACCTATAAAAACAGGCCCGGCGATGCTGCGAGTTTAAGTAACAACAGGATAAGAGCTATTTGTCAAGATAATAGCGGGATTCTTTGGATCGGTACGTATGGTGGCGGAATTTGTAAACTCGATCTGAAAAGAAGCGCTTTCACTCTATACTACAATGTCGCTGGTGATACAGATAGCTTGAACAACAATTTGGTGTTTGCTTTGCTAGAAGATGGACCCGGGTCTATTTGGATTGGGACCGATGGTGGAGGTTTGAATTTACTCGCGCCGGATAAGACTATTGAGCATTTCCTCTTTAAAGCTGAAAATTTGTTTCAAACCAACATTAACTCCATTAGAGCTCTGTCCTACCAGAGTTCTTCAGACGTCCTGTGGATTGGGACGTTGGCAGGATTGATAAAATTCAATCCCGCTACAGGGTGTTACAAACACTATCCGCTCGGTGGCTTGCTAGGGAACTCAGTACGAACGATATTCGAAGACAGCTCAGGGAGGATTTGGCTGGGAACATTCACCGGAGGGCTGGCCTTATTTGATCCTTCTAAAGAAAGTTTTACTTTTTATAGTCACAAGCCTGAAAACACCGATAGTATCAGTAATAATACTGTATATTCGATCGTAGAAGGCGACAATGGTACGTTGTGGGTAGCTACCGGAGATGGATTAAACAGGTTCGATCCGATGTCAGGCATCTTCCGCAGCTACAAGTATCAAAAGGACATTGCCAACGGGTTAGCCAATAACCATATTTTCGATTTGTATAAATCTAGCGAAGGTTACCTTTATTTAGCGACTAACGGTGGCGGCTTGTCGATATTTGATCCAGTTACGCAACGTTTTGAGACGTATACCACGGATGACGGGCTCGCGAGTAATATCGTTTACAGTGTTATTGGAGATGATCGCAGCAAATTGTGGTTAGCAACGAATCGTGGGTTGACCCGCTACGTACCTGATACTCGTCAATTCATTAATTTTACGCCATATGCCGGCTTAAAGGAGAGCGTATTTAACTGGGGCGCATGCACCAAAGACAGTGAAGGAAAGATGTATTTCGGGGGTGATAACGGATTCGTTATTATCGACCCTGACTTACTTGAGACAAACAGTCATGCTCCTCCCGTTCATATTACGGATGTTATTGTTAACGACGCCACCCGACACTTTTCCAGTTTGGTTGCCGACTATTCCACAATCAACCTAAAACATACAGAGAATTCGGTTTCAATTAACTTCGCTGCTCTTGATTATACTGATCCTGCTAAGAATACCTACCGTTATATCCTTGAAGGTTTTAACAACACCTGGCATTTTACCGACTATAGCCAACCGTTTGCCACCTACACCAACCTTGACCCCGGCACGTATGTGTTCAAAGTTTGGGGATCGAACAATGATGGTGTTTGGAATGAGATCAGCACTGATCTAACTATCAACATTGCCTACCCATTTTGGCAGACATGGTGGTTTTCACTGTTAACAGGTTGTGTCGTTTTAGGCATCATCTACTCTGGGTACCGACTGAGACTAAAAGCCCTTTCCGATCAACGTAACCGCCTAGAAGCTAAAGTGACAGAACGCACACACGAACTTGAGCAACAGTACGAGAAAGAAAGGGCGCTCCACGAAGAGCTAGAAAGGGAGATCAAACGACGAATTCAGTTCACCCGCGCTTTGGTACATGAGCTTAAAACACCGTTGACTCCAATGGTCTCCGCAAGTGATGCTTTGGCGAACGGACTTCAGGCACCCCTATGGCACAACTTAGCTGAGCAGCTGAGACAAGGAGCCGTCAGCCTTAATCACAGGATCGATGAACTTCTTGATCTGGCGAAGGGAGAAATTGGGATTCTTACCATTACTCCGGAGCCAACGGACATTAAAGAGCTGCTTGAGGATATTACAGCTTTTATGTTCGTTCAAGCCCAAAAACAGCATCATTCGCTCTCGCTGGAGTTGACAGAACCTATCCCGCAAATTTCGTTAGATCGGGAACGTATTTGGCAGGTGATCTTGAATCTGCTGAATAATGCATTCAAATTTACGCCAGACGGGGGAGAGATTCGTCTGCACGCGGAAGTAAAGGGAAATATGCTCGTTGTAGCGGTGGATGATAACGGATCAGGCTTTACATCGGAACAACAGAAAAGGTTGTTCGAACCGTATCACCAAAACACTTACGACCGGGAAAGATTGAGCGGCCTTGGAATAGGATTAGCTTTATCGAAGATTCTCGTTGAACTACACGGAGGAACTATTGAAGTACATAGTATTCGGAATAAAGGTAGCCGCGTCTGGTTCAATCTCCCGATAAATTGGCAAAACAATGGCGGATGA
- a CDS encoding response regulator transcription factor → MKFLIIEDDQAIIENVTLILQMGWPTIEIIPARLASRGLQLIEIKKPDLVILDLGLPDMSGFDTLKQIRLFSRIPVLILTVRGDEKDVVQGLALGADDYIVKPFRQMELLARVKALLRRTSVPEEDIGIRVGHLRFGRSITELLSDGHRVQLTVTEGKIIHHLMQKAGQVVTYKSLAETLWGEEYPGARQSLKVYVNHLRKKLELIGGQQAIIQNEAGIGYILVTDSPSLH, encoded by the coding sequence ATGAAGTTTCTTATTATTGAAGATGATCAGGCAATCATCGAAAATGTGACATTAATTCTGCAAATGGGCTGGCCGACAATTGAGATCATCCCGGCTCGCCTAGCCAGCCGAGGTCTTCAGCTCATTGAAATAAAGAAACCCGATCTGGTGATCTTGGATCTCGGGCTACCCGATATGAGTGGTTTTGATACTCTGAAGCAAATTCGATTATTTTCTCGAATTCCGGTGTTAATACTTACCGTTCGCGGGGATGAAAAGGATGTTGTTCAAGGCCTGGCATTGGGAGCTGATGATTATATTGTCAAACCGTTCAGGCAGATGGAATTATTAGCACGAGTGAAAGCTTTACTGAGGCGTACTTCCGTACCCGAGGAAGACATAGGAATTAGGGTTGGTCACTTAAGATTTGGCCGTTCGATTACGGAATTGCTTTCTGATGGTCACCGGGTACAGTTGACAGTGACTGAAGGGAAGATAATTCATCACTTAATGCAGAAGGCTGGCCAAGTGGTTACATATAAATCGCTCGCCGAGACTCTTTGGGGCGAAGAATATCCAGGTGCACGGCAGAGCTTGAAGGTATATGTAAATCATCTGCGAAAGAAGCTCGAATTAATAGGTGGTCAACAAGCCATTATACAAAACGAAGCTGGCATCGGGTATATCCTCGTAACCGATTCGCCCTCTTTACACTAA
- a CDS encoding IS3 family transposase, whose product MKAKHYTEEQIIAVLKEGEAGAKVADLCRKYGVSEATYYNWKTKYAGLTVGELKRLKTLEEENRRLKQIVADQALDIRALTALKKLLKPKVKCLAVSHIRESLGLSERRACMLVDISSSVYRYQPKPDDDAQLRKRLRELAEQRKRFGSPRLHIMLKREGLVVNHKRTERIYREEGLALRKKRRRKGAAGARVVMPTAQGVNERWSMDFVTDSIVNGRRFRSLTIVDDYSRECPRIEVDTSLGGRRVVGVLDQLAEIRGLPEIITIDNGPEFAGKALDEWAYRHGVKLNFIRLGKPIENAYAESFNGRFRDECLNTNWFLSLKHAREVIEEWRRDYNEVRPHSSLKGFTPKEYAETTVGL is encoded by the coding sequence ATGAAAGCCAAGCATTACACTGAGGAGCAGATCATCGCCGTGCTGAAAGAGGGTGAGGCCGGCGCCAAGGTCGCCGACCTTTGCCGCAAGTACGGCGTGAGTGAAGCCACCTACTACAACTGGAAGACCAAGTATGCCGGCTTAACCGTCGGCGAACTTAAGCGGCTGAAAACCCTCGAAGAAGAAAACCGGCGTCTGAAACAGATTGTAGCCGACCAGGCGCTCGATATCCGTGCCCTGACTGCTCTCAAAAAACTTCTAAAGCCCAAGGTTAAGTGTTTGGCGGTCTCTCACATCAGAGAGAGCCTTGGGCTGAGCGAGAGGAGAGCTTGCATGCTGGTCGATATTTCGTCGTCGGTCTACCGGTACCAGCCGAAGCCGGATGATGACGCGCAGTTGCGGAAACGTCTCAGGGAGCTGGCGGAGCAGCGAAAGCGTTTCGGCAGTCCCCGACTGCACATCATGCTCAAGCGGGAGGGTCTGGTGGTCAATCACAAGCGGACCGAACGAATCTACCGGGAGGAAGGTCTGGCGCTCCGGAAGAAGCGGCGGAGAAAAGGCGCGGCTGGGGCCAGGGTAGTCATGCCAACGGCACAGGGGGTAAACGAGCGCTGGTCCATGGATTTCGTCACCGACAGCATCGTCAATGGCCGCCGATTCCGTTCTCTCACCATCGTCGACGACTACTCCCGGGAGTGTCCCAGGATAGAGGTGGACACATCTCTCGGCGGCCGCCGGGTGGTCGGTGTCCTTGATCAGCTTGCCGAGATCCGCGGACTGCCGGAGATCATCACCATCGACAATGGGCCGGAATTTGCCGGTAAAGCTCTGGATGAGTGGGCTTACCGCCACGGCGTGAAGTTGAATTTCATCCGGCTAGGAAAACCGATCGAGAATGCCTATGCAGAAAGCTTCAACGGCAGATTCAGAGATGAGTGCCTGAATACGAATTGGTTTCTTAGCTTGAAACATGCCCGGGAAGTCATCGAAGAATGGAGGAGGGATTACAACGAGGTTAGACCGCACAGCTCATTGAAAGGATTCACCCCGAAAGAGTATGCTGAAACGACCGTGGGGCTCTAA
- a CDS encoding response regulator transcription factor: MKVLIIEDDQRIVDTVSLVLRLVWPDLALFSTPYGKKGIELVEKHVPDAILLDLGLPDIDGYEVLKQIRAFTRIPTIIITVRDEETALIKAFEMNADDYLVKPFRQMELIARLKSAMKKRSFLEEDLTISCNNIHYGSSINEVYIGNIKRELTSTEGRLFYHLLKRAGKIVTKVELAEMIWGEFIPGSSESIKNYICRLRKKIEDDPNNPKIIISRRGIGYTIPLSPNFTELPQTDSDNRK, translated from the coding sequence GTGAAAGTATTAATTATCGAGGATGACCAGCGAATTGTCGATACGGTCTCACTAGTACTACGTTTAGTTTGGCCGGATCTCGCTTTGTTTTCAACTCCTTATGGCAAAAAGGGAATTGAATTAGTTGAGAAACACGTGCCTGATGCAATTCTTCTCGATCTTGGTCTCCCAGATATTGATGGATATGAGGTTCTGAAACAGATACGTGCCTTTACAAGGATTCCGACAATCATAATTACAGTAAGAGATGAAGAGACAGCCCTGATTAAAGCTTTTGAGATGAATGCGGATGACTATCTCGTCAAACCTTTTAGACAAATGGAGTTGATAGCTAGACTAAAATCTGCAATGAAAAAACGCTCTTTTCTTGAAGAGGACCTAACGATATCATGTAATAATATACACTATGGTTCTTCCATCAATGAGGTTTACATTGGGAATATCAAGCGGGAACTGACCTCTACGGAAGGTAGGCTGTTTTACCACCTGCTAAAAAGGGCGGGGAAGATCGTCACAAAAGTTGAGCTTGCAGAAATGATTTGGGGTGAATTCATTCCAGGTTCGTCAGAAAGCATTAAAAACTATATATGCCGCTTACGGAAGAAAATCGAAGATGATCCCAATAACCCTAAAATTATTATCAGTCGCCGGGGCATTGGATACACTATCCCTCTATCACCTAATTTCACCGAATTGCCTCAAACCGACTCCGATAATCGCAAGTAA
- a CDS encoding ATP-binding protein: MPNKIGIISCSFILKHVKSVISNNDGFKIYPLVPACLFKVSPSLIRHVFDQASIENRISLVAYGYCHKDLPAIFEEYKDQVVKIPGDNCWEMLLGRETFRDYVDEGSWLLRTAVCNEWRSETFLAYGASNPDFNLVKGCNTNKITACRFEPEKPRDSEVYSFAKAFETPPQIVECNLTHFKALVQQGINDTRHKLTLESSVVKTPTVIPKIEFQIPGEICDVGFQFNICSKYITFVSPKVTQLLGFTPSEFVKYFVSDPELDYYYDSDTQTQITSQRYTFIANCISKGIQLPLSIEYKAKRKTGELIWIKEHIYPRYNDDGSINNRFQGKLEDISHWKSVELNLKDLYEQEALAKAALQNEINKRIEFTRALVHELKTPLTPILLASDTLANNIGEKQWLPLVECINKGATDLSGRIDEFLDLARGEVGILTIECSPFSINDLISEIVHSFALRAKNNNQRLLQRLDKTIPVAMADSKRIKQVLMNLIDNAIKYSGECSTIIFSTSMLNEKLVVMVQDDGPGIPEERQQDLFIPYKGTNKLSGLGIGLALSKKIVELHEGKMWVVNNQRSGCAFYFTLPALVTPNTQKVVSESINYRG, from the coding sequence ATGCCTAATAAAATCGGTATCATATCTTGTTCGTTCATACTTAAGCATGTCAAATCTGTAATATCGAATAACGATGGATTTAAAATATATCCATTAGTACCGGCCTGTCTGTTCAAAGTATCCCCAAGTTTAATCCGCCATGTGTTCGATCAAGCATCCATCGAGAATCGGATCTCACTTGTCGCCTATGGGTATTGCCACAAGGATTTACCTGCAATATTCGAGGAATATAAGGATCAAGTTGTAAAAATCCCGGGCGATAATTGTTGGGAAATGCTATTAGGGAGAGAAACCTTCCGAGACTATGTCGATGAGGGAAGTTGGCTTTTAAGAACTGCTGTTTGTAACGAATGGCGCAGCGAAACCTTTCTTGCTTATGGGGCTTCTAACCCAGATTTCAACCTGGTAAAAGGTTGTAACACAAATAAAATCACAGCATGTAGGTTTGAGCCCGAGAAACCACGAGATTCTGAAGTGTACTCTTTCGCAAAAGCCTTTGAAACTCCCCCTCAAATTGTTGAGTGTAACCTCACACATTTTAAAGCTTTAGTTCAGCAGGGAATCAATGATACGCGTCATAAATTAACTCTTGAAAGTTCTGTGGTAAAAACACCTACTGTAATCCCTAAAATAGAATTTCAAATACCTGGCGAAATATGCGATGTTGGATTTCAATTTAACATTTGTTCTAAATATATTACGTTTGTCAGCCCAAAAGTAACCCAACTATTGGGTTTTACGCCCTCTGAATTTGTAAAATATTTTGTCAGTGACCCTGAGCTTGATTATTACTACGATAGCGATACTCAAACCCAAATTACATCGCAAAGATACACATTCATAGCTAATTGTATCTCTAAAGGTATACAGTTACCATTATCCATCGAATACAAAGCAAAACGTAAAACCGGGGAATTAATATGGATTAAAGAACACATATATCCACGTTATAATGATGATGGTAGTATTAATAACCGTTTCCAAGGAAAGCTGGAAGATATTTCACATTGGAAGAGTGTTGAACTTAATTTAAAGGACCTATATGAACAGGAGGCTTTAGCAAAGGCTGCGTTACAGAATGAAATTAACAAACGCATAGAATTCACTCGGGCTTTGGTCCATGAATTGAAAACCCCTTTAACCCCAATATTATTAGCAAGCGATACGCTTGCTAATAATATTGGGGAGAAACAATGGCTTCCATTAGTTGAGTGTATCAACAAAGGAGCCACCGATTTAAGTGGCAGAATTGATGAATTTCTGGATTTAGCTCGAGGTGAAGTCGGTATATTGACTATAGAGTGTTCGCCTTTTAGTATAAACGATTTGATTTCAGAAATAGTACACTCCTTTGCACTACGGGCTAAGAATAACAACCAGCGCCTATTACAAAGACTGGATAAAACTATTCCCGTAGCGATGGCAGATAGCAAACGAATAAAACAGGTTCTCATGAATCTGATTGATAATGCCATCAAATATTCTGGTGAATGTTCAACCATCATCTTTAGTACCAGCATGTTGAACGAAAAGTTGGTCGTTATGGTACAAGATGATGGTCCAGGAATTCCTGAGGAAAGACAACAGGACCTGTTTATCCCCTATAAAGGTACAAATAAACTCAGTGGTCTCGGAATAGGACTCGCACTTTCTAAAAAGATTGTCGAGCTCCATGAAGGAAAGATGTGGGTAGTTAACAATCAACGCAGTGGCTGCGCATTTTATTTTACCCTCCCAGCCTTAGTTACACCCAATACTCAAAAGGTTGTTAGTGAAAGTATTAATTATCGAGGATGA
- a CDS encoding adenosylcobalamin-dependent ribonucleoside-diphosphate reductase, whose protein sequence is MVIDIIKETKPALTPNALRVLEKRYLRRNRRGELIETPEEMFRRVAQAVAAAELIYDPLADTDIMAGEFYRLMSSLEFLPNSPTLLNAGTEVGQLSSCFVLPVPDSIEETFDAVKYTALIHKSGGGIGFDVSKVRPRGAAVGEHLDAAGGPVALIHVIAGAADYIRQGGVRRGCNSVVMSVTHPDILHFIKAKSDPNVLTNFYNSVSVTDDFMTRVRDGSDYALIDPNTGEETGRLNARSVFARIIDQSWRTGDPGLVFTDRVNRDNPTPCLGRMETVTGCGEQALLPYESCNLGSINLVRMLRRDNGTLSIDNDRLARVVKTAVRFLDNVIDINKFPVPAVEAATRRTRKIGLGVMGFADMLIRLGIPYNSTRAISVAEEVMEFINDKAHEASRELALARGAFPAWEGSVYEKRGVPMRNACCTTIAPTGTLSIIAGVSSGIEPIFATVFVRNILDGENLLEVNPYFEEVARERGFFTPELIEQLVTSNHLQDRKDVPEDVRKVFVTAHRVSPQWHVRIQAAFQRHTDNAVSKTVNFPHEVRREDIARVFEMAWDWGLKGITVYRDQSRQSQPLRTSKTGVELVKDLFTEKR, encoded by the coding sequence ATGGTCATCGACATAATTAAAGAAACCAAGCCGGCGCTTACTCCCAATGCCCTCAGGGTACTGGAGAAGCGCTACCTCCGGCGTAACCGCCGGGGCGAGCTTATCGAGACGCCGGAAGAGATGTTCCGCCGCGTCGCCCAGGCTGTGGCCGCAGCCGAGCTCATCTATGACCCATTGGCCGATACCGACATCATGGCCGGCGAGTTCTACCGGCTGATGAGTTCGCTTGAATTCCTGCCCAACTCCCCCACCCTCCTTAACGCCGGCACCGAGGTCGGCCAGCTGTCATCCTGCTTCGTCCTGCCGGTGCCCGATTCGATTGAGGAGACCTTCGACGCGGTGAAGTACACCGCTCTCATCCATAAAAGCGGCGGCGGCATAGGCTTCGATGTCTCCAAAGTCCGGCCCAGGGGCGCCGCGGTGGGCGAGCACCTTGACGCCGCCGGCGGCCCGGTAGCGCTAATCCATGTCATCGCCGGCGCGGCTGATTACATCCGCCAGGGCGGCGTCCGACGCGGCTGCAACTCGGTGGTCATGAGCGTCACCCACCCGGACATCCTCCATTTCATCAAAGCCAAGTCCGATCCCAACGTCCTGACCAACTTCTACAACTCCGTCTCGGTCACCGATGACTTCATGACCCGGGTCAGGGATGGATCGGATTACGCCTTGATCGACCCCAACACCGGAGAGGAAACCGGCCGCCTTAACGCCCGGTCGGTATTTGCGCGTATCATTGACCAGTCCTGGCGCACCGGCGATCCCGGCCTCGTCTTCACCGACCGGGTCAACCGCGACAACCCCACCCCCTGCCTCGGCCGCATGGAGACGGTCACCGGCTGCGGCGAGCAGGCATTACTGCCCTACGAGTCCTGCAACCTCGGCTCCATCAACCTCGTCCGCATGCTGCGCCGGGACAACGGCACTCTCTCTATTGATAACGACCGGCTGGCGCGGGTGGTTAAGACCGCCGTCAGATTCCTCGACAACGTCATCGATATCAACAAGTTCCCGGTGCCCGCTGTAGAGGCGGCCACCAGGCGCACCAGGAAGATCGGCCTCGGGGTCATGGGCTTTGCCGACATGCTCATCCGCCTGGGTATCCCCTACAACTCCACCCGGGCTATCTCCGTCGCCGAAGAGGTCATGGAGTTCATTAACGATAAAGCCCATGAGGCCTCCCGTGAACTGGCACTTGCCCGCGGCGCCTTCCCCGCCTGGGAGGGCAGCGTCTATGAAAAGCGCGGTGTCCCGATGCGCAACGCCTGCTGCACCACCATCGCCCCCACCGGCACCCTGTCGATCATCGCCGGGGTGTCATCGGGGATAGAGCCGATCTTCGCTACCGTGTTTGTGAGAAACATTCTCGACGGCGAGAATCTCCTTGAGGTCAATCCCTACTTCGAGGAAGTCGCCAGGGAGCGGGGCTTCTTCACCCCGGAGCTTATCGAGCAGCTGGTCACCTCCAACCACCTCCAGGACCGAAAAGACGTCCCGGAAGATGTCCGGAAGGTCTTCGTCACCGCCCACCGGGTGTCGCCGCAGTGGCACGTCCGCATCCAGGCCGCCTTCCAGCGCCACACCGACAACGCTGTGTCCAAGACGGTCAATTTCCCCCATGAGGTCAGGCGAGAGGATATCGCCAGGGTGTTCGAGATGGCCTGGGATTGGGGTCTGAAAGGAATCACAGTCTATCGGGACCAAAGTCGTCAGTCACAACCCCTACGTACTAGTAAAACAGGGGTGGAACTGGTGAAGGATCTGTTTACAGAGAAGCGGTAG
- a CDS encoding DUF2795 domain-containing protein: MTMILDKAPFKERTSPGFSRSLDMSVAELEQSLSGIAFPATKKDLIVKAMSNGAAEDVLTFIHLLPDLKYCQFHDITFLVWSYVVC; this comes from the coding sequence ATGACCATGATTTTAGATAAAGCACCCTTTAAGGAAAGGACATCACCAGGCTTCAGCCGTAGCTTGGACATGAGCGTTGCGGAACTGGAGCAATCCCTAAGTGGTATCGCTTTCCCGGCGACGAAGAAGGATCTAATCGTAAAGGCTATGAGTAATGGTGCTGCGGAAGACGTTTTGACCTTTATTCATCTTTTACCAGACTTAAAATATTGCCAATTCCATGATATCACCTTCCTAGTTTGGTCATATGTGGTCTGTTAG